Proteins encoded together in one Aeromonas encheleia window:
- a CDS encoding ABC transporter ATP-binding protein, with protein MSSTPIIVVRDLGKTVRLGQESLTILEGIDLQVNTGETLALVGASGSGKSTLLGLLAGLDLPSSGDIEILGQSLTRLDEEGRARLRAEQVGFIFQSFLLLPTLSALENVMLPAELRGETDCAPRARELLAEVGLSERLHHLPPRLSGGEQQRVAIARAFMTRPSLLLADEPTGNLDSKTGETVIELLFRLNREHNTTLVVVTHDHELAQRCQRQLVMAAGRLASDAPAPEAVPASRVRELS; from the coding sequence ATGAGTTCAACTCCCATTATCGTCGTCAGGGACCTTGGCAAGACGGTTCGTCTCGGCCAGGAAAGCCTCACCATCCTTGAAGGGATCGACCTGCAAGTCAATACCGGCGAGACGCTGGCCCTGGTCGGTGCCTCCGGCTCCGGCAAATCCACCCTGCTTGGCCTGCTGGCCGGGCTGGATCTGCCGAGCAGCGGCGACATCGAGATCCTCGGTCAGTCGCTGACCCGGCTGGACGAGGAGGGCCGGGCCCGCCTGCGCGCCGAGCAGGTCGGCTTCATCTTCCAGTCCTTCCTGTTGTTGCCGACCTTAAGCGCGCTGGAGAACGTCATGTTGCCCGCCGAGCTGCGCGGCGAGACCGATTGTGCCCCCAGGGCCAGGGAGCTGCTGGCGGAGGTGGGGCTCAGCGAGCGGCTGCATCACCTGCCGCCGCGCCTGTCCGGCGGCGAGCAGCAGCGCGTCGCCATCGCCCGGGCCTTCATGACCCGGCCCAGCCTGCTGCTGGCGGATGAACCGACCGGCAACCTCGACAGCAAGACCGGGGAGACGGTGATCGAGCTGCTGTTTCGTCTCAACCGTGAGCACAACACCACGCTGGTGGTGGTGACCCATGATCATGAACTGGCCCAGCGCTGCCAACGGCAGCTGGTGATGGCGGCGGGACGACTGGCGTCGGATGCGCCGGCACCCGAAGCCGTCCCAGCCTCCCGAGTCAGGGAGCTGTCATGA
- a CDS encoding TIGR01777 family oxidoreductase, with protein MKILITGGTGFIGRRLVAHLKVQHEVVVLTRQGSRAYDLLGHDIKLLDNLDRLDDLNDVDIVINLAGEPIASGRWSEQRKQLLCNSRWLLTEQLVDLIKLSSTPPRLLLNASAIGWYGRQGDEPLDEQCRQPHDEFTHRLCQQWESLAQQARGPRTRVCIVRIGLVLGQDGGALPKLLPPYRFGLGGPMGSGRQVMSWIHIQDLVRAMLFLLEHDECDGIFNGTAPQPVDNRTFSQSLARSLHRPHLLCVPAGALRLLLGEAADLLLTGQHVLPTRLQQAGFHFTYPELPQALDNLLHAPR; from the coding sequence ATGAAGATACTGATCACGGGGGGGACAGGCTTTATCGGTCGCCGCCTGGTGGCCCATCTCAAGGTGCAGCACGAGGTGGTGGTACTGACCCGCCAGGGTAGCCGGGCCTACGATCTGCTCGGCCACGACATCAAGCTGCTCGACAACCTGGATCGGCTGGACGATCTCAACGACGTGGACATCGTCATCAACCTGGCCGGGGAACCCATCGCCAGTGGCCGCTGGAGCGAGCAGCGCAAACAGCTGCTGTGCAACAGCCGCTGGCTGCTGACCGAGCAGCTGGTGGATCTCATCAAGCTCTCCAGCACGCCCCCCAGGTTGCTGCTGAATGCCTCCGCCATCGGCTGGTATGGCCGCCAGGGCGATGAGCCGCTGGACGAGCAGTGCCGCCAGCCCCATGACGAGTTTACCCATCGACTCTGCCAGCAGTGGGAGAGCCTGGCCCAACAGGCCCGCGGCCCCCGCACCCGGGTCTGCATAGTGCGCATTGGCCTGGTGCTCGGCCAAGATGGCGGCGCCCTGCCCAAGCTGTTGCCCCCCTATCGCTTCGGGCTGGGTGGCCCCATGGGCTCAGGCCGGCAGGTGATGAGCTGGATCCATATTCAGGATCTGGTGCGCGCCATGCTGTTCCTGCTGGAACACGACGAGTGCGACGGCATCTTCAACGGCACCGCCCCCCAGCCGGTCGACAACCGGACCTTCAGCCAGAGCCTGGCCCGCAGCCTGCACCGCCCCCACCTGCTGTGCGTACCGGCCGGGGCACTGCGCCTGCTGCTGGGCGAGGCGGCCGACCTGCTGCTCACCGGTCAGCACGTACTGCCCACCCGGTTGCAGCAGGCGGGGTTCCACTTTACCTATCCCGAGCTGCCCCAGGCCCTCGACAACCTGCTGCACGCCCCCCGCTGA
- a CDS encoding YggL family protein, whose translation MANRSRRLRKKLRVDEFQEMGFDISFNFPVGTAEETIDTVVDAFIDEVIEPRKLAFAGSGHLSWEGMICTQQLGKCTEEDRAVIKSWLEGKGMEAVVVTELFDLWYGEPA comes from the coding sequence ATGGCCAATCGTAGTCGCCGTCTGCGTAAGAAACTGCGCGTCGATGAATTCCAGGAAATGGGATTCGACATCAGTTTCAACTTCCCGGTCGGCACCGCCGAAGAGACCATCGATACCGTGGTCGATGCGTTTATTGATGAAGTGATTGAACCCCGCAAGCTGGCCTTCGCCGGTTCGGGTCACCTGTCCTGGGAAGGCATGATCTGCACCCAGCAGTTGGGCAAGTGCACCGAGGAAGACCGTGCCGTCATCAAATCCTGGCTGGAAGGCAAGGGGATGGAAGCCGTGGTGGTCACCGAGCTGTTCGACCTCTGGTACGGCGAGCCGGCCTGA
- a CDS encoding arylesterase, with translation MTRFLFAFCCLVSSVQAQTLLVLGDSLSAGYQMQAEQSWPALLEQKWRQQGGEHRLINASISGETTQGGLARLPALLEQHKPDWVLIELGANDGLRGFAPAITRDNLVKMVALAKAQQVKTVLTQIQLPRNYGARYLRQFEQIFPELAQANGLPLMPFFLDDIALRPELLMNDGLHPTAEAQPQIRDRVASFIEPLLTQ, from the coding sequence ATGACGCGTTTCCTGTTCGCCTTCTGCTGCCTGGTTTCATCGGTGCAGGCCCAGACCCTGCTGGTGCTGGGAGACAGCCTGAGCGCCGGCTATCAGATGCAGGCCGAGCAGAGCTGGCCTGCCCTGCTCGAGCAGAAATGGCGGCAGCAGGGCGGCGAGCACAGGCTCATCAACGCCAGCATCAGCGGTGAAACGACGCAAGGGGGGCTGGCCCGCCTGCCCGCCCTGCTCGAGCAGCATAAACCCGACTGGGTGCTGATCGAGCTGGGTGCCAACGATGGCCTGCGCGGCTTCGCCCCCGCCATCACCCGTGACAACCTGGTCAAGATGGTGGCGCTTGCCAAGGCACAGCAGGTGAAGACGGTGCTGACCCAGATCCAGCTGCCCCGCAATTATGGTGCACGCTATCTGCGCCAGTTCGAGCAGATCTTCCCGGAACTGGCGCAGGCCAATGGCCTGCCGCTGATGCCCTTCTTTTTGGATGATATTGCGCTTCGCCCTGAACTCCTGATGAACGATGGCCTCCATCCCACGGCCGAAGCCCAGCCGCAGATCCGCGACAGGGTCGCGAGCTTTATCGAGCCCCTGCTGACCCAATAG
- a CDS encoding M28 family metallopeptidase — MKKTVLCLAIATLLAGCNPSDNDSQAPAPADQAYEYLVQLSSGAEGIGARPTGTEAETRAAAWIQDHLTGWGYEVQNQPFTYTKGGASKHSQNLIAELKGQSDRVILIGAHYDSTGDKKGSEGATDNGAGVAALLAVAEALKGQTLPYTVRFAFFGAEENGLNGSKAYAAGLDGAAVTQLLAMVNYDTIAGGDIVYVHSAHSDVSEYNCAEPSRYSFDPKVRDRLLAISQQGATPFAIHPSYAGYPEGETGSWSDHAPFACLGVPIAYVEATNFTINGADGYDGYSQSTNPALWDCYDDASKSACDRDSETQWGKIWHTQYDRLDKMAELFPGRVQQQLGANTDLMIRFLKEPGL, encoded by the coding sequence ATGAAAAAAACAGTATTGTGCCTCGCCATCGCAACCCTGCTGGCCGGGTGCAACCCCTCGGACAATGATTCACAAGCCCCCGCCCCCGCCGACCAGGCCTACGAGTATCTGGTGCAGCTGAGCTCGGGCGCCGAAGGGATAGGGGCCAGACCCACAGGCACCGAGGCCGAGACCCGCGCCGCCGCCTGGATCCAGGATCATCTGACCGGCTGGGGCTACGAGGTGCAGAACCAGCCGTTTACCTACACCAAGGGCGGCGCCAGCAAGCACTCCCAGAACCTCATCGCCGAGCTCAAGGGGCAGAGCGACAGGGTGATCCTCATCGGCGCCCACTACGACAGCACCGGGGACAAGAAGGGCTCTGAGGGGGCCACCGACAACGGCGCCGGGGTCGCCGCCCTCTTGGCGGTCGCCGAGGCGCTCAAGGGCCAGACCCTGCCCTACACGGTGCGCTTCGCCTTCTTCGGCGCGGAAGAGAACGGCCTCAACGGCTCCAAGGCTTATGCCGCCGGCCTGGACGGCGCCGCCGTCACCCAGCTGCTGGCCATGGTGAACTACGACACCATCGCCGGCGGCGACATCGTCTACGTTCACTCCGCCCACTCCGACGTGAGCGAGTACAACTGCGCCGAGCCGAGCCGCTACAGCTTCGATCCCAAGGTGCGGGATCGCCTGCTGGCCATCTCCCAGCAGGGTGCCACCCCGTTCGCCATCCATCCCAGCTACGCCGGCTACCCGGAAGGGGAGACCGGCAGTTGGTCGGATCACGCCCCCTTCGCCTGCCTGGGGGTGCCCATCGCCTACGTGGAGGCGACCAACTTCACCATCAACGGGGCGGACGGCTATGACGGCTACTCCCAGAGCACCAACCCGGCGCTGTGGGACTGTTACGATGACGCCAGCAAGAGCGCCTGCGATCGGGACAGCGAGACCCAGTGGGGCAAGATCTGGCACACCCAGTACGACCGTCTCGACAAGATGGCCGAGCTGTTCCCGGGCCGGGTCCAGCAGCAGCTTGGCGCCAACACGGATCTGATGATCCGCTTCCTGAAGGAACCCGGACTCTGA
- the trmB gene encoding tRNA (guanosine(46)-N7)-methyltransferase TrmB has product MPVTQDVFNEDGKFMRKIRSFVRREGRLTKGQEKALEELWPVMGIDFAPAPLDMVALFGRDAPVVLEIGFGMGASLVEMAKNAPEKNFIGIEVHSPGVGACLGTAQEAGVSNLRVICHDAVEVFEHMIPDGSLSCLQLFFPDPWHKSRHHKRRIVQPAFAQDIRQKLAIGGVFHMATDWENYAEHMLEVMSAAEGYENTAPSGNWVPRPDWRPLTKFEQRGHRLGHGVWDLIFKRVN; this is encoded by the coding sequence ATGCCTGTGACCCAAGATGTATTTAACGAAGACGGCAAGTTCATGCGCAAGATCCGCAGCTTCGTCCGTCGCGAAGGCCGCCTGACCAAAGGGCAGGAGAAGGCCCTGGAAGAGCTCTGGCCGGTCATGGGTATCGATTTTGCACCGGCCCCGCTCGACATGGTGGCGCTGTTTGGGCGCGACGCGCCCGTGGTGCTGGAAATCGGTTTCGGCATGGGCGCCTCCCTGGTGGAGATGGCCAAGAATGCCCCCGAGAAGAACTTCATCGGCATCGAGGTGCACTCCCCGGGCGTGGGCGCCTGCCTCGGCACCGCCCAGGAGGCGGGGGTCAGCAACCTGCGTGTCATCTGCCACGACGCAGTCGAGGTGTTTGAGCACATGATCCCGGACGGCTCGCTCTCCTGCCTGCAGCTGTTCTTCCCGGATCCCTGGCACAAGAGCCGTCATCACAAGCGTCGCATCGTGCAGCCGGCGTTCGCCCAGGACATTCGCCAGAAGCTGGCCATCGGTGGCGTGTTCCACATGGCCACCGACTGGGAGAACTATGCCGAACACATGCTGGAGGTGATGAGTGCCGCCGAAGGCTATGAGAACACCGCCCCTAGCGGCAACTGGGTGCCGCGTCCCGACTGGCGCCCGCTGACCAAATTCGAACAACGTGGCCATCGTCTTGGGCACGGGGTTTGGGATCTGATTTTCAAACGAGTTAACTAA
- the glsB gene encoding glutaminase B: protein MVLSSELLASILEQVRPLLGQGKVADYIPALAQVPADRLGIAVCTVQGELFTAGDAFEAFSIQSISKALSLTLALTLYQEDEIWARVGKEPSGQPFNSLVQLEFEQGIPRNPFINAGALVVSDLLETRLTAPRQRTLELVRRLCGNPAIMADQVVARSEYQHAARNAAIAYLMKAYGNFENEVDKVLQSYFNACAIRMSCADLARTFIYLANRGVPLGESTPLLPARTTKQVNALLATCGLYDEAGDFAYRVGMPGKSGVGGGIMALIPGELCVCVWSPELNKAGNSLAGTAALELLAERLGRSIF from the coding sequence ATGGTGTTGTCATCCGAATTACTGGCCAGCATTCTCGAGCAGGTTCGTCCCCTGCTGGGACAAGGCAAGGTGGCCGACTATATCCCCGCGCTGGCCCAGGTTCCCGCCGATCGGCTCGGCATCGCGGTCTGTACCGTGCAAGGGGAGCTGTTCACCGCCGGTGACGCCTTCGAAGCCTTCTCCATCCAGAGTATCTCCAAGGCCCTGAGCCTCACCCTGGCACTGACCCTCTATCAGGAGGACGAGATCTGGGCCCGGGTCGGCAAGGAGCCCTCGGGCCAGCCGTTCAACTCGCTGGTGCAGCTCGAATTTGAGCAGGGCATTCCCCGCAACCCCTTCATCAATGCCGGGGCCCTGGTGGTGAGCGACCTGCTGGAGACGCGGCTCACCGCCCCCCGCCAACGCACCCTGGAGCTGGTGCGCCGCCTGTGCGGCAACCCGGCCATCATGGCGGATCAGGTGGTGGCGCGCTCCGAGTATCAGCACGCCGCCCGCAATGCGGCCATCGCCTACCTGATGAAGGCCTATGGCAACTTCGAGAACGAAGTGGACAAGGTGCTGCAAAGCTACTTCAATGCCTGTGCCATTCGCATGAGCTGTGCCGATCTGGCGCGCACCTTCATCTACCTGGCCAATCGTGGCGTGCCCCTCGGCGAGAGCACGCCGCTGCTGCCGGCGCGCACCACCAAGCAGGTCAACGCCCTGCTCGCGACCTGCGGCCTCTATGACGAGGCGGGTGACTTCGCCTACCGGGTCGGCATGCCGGGCAAGTCCGGGGTCGGCGGCGGCATCATGGCGCTGATCCCGGGCGAACTCTGTGTCTGCGTCTGGTCACCCGAGCTCAACAAGGCCGGCAACTCGCTGGCCGGCACGGCCGCGCTGGAGCTGCTGGCGGAGCGCCTTGGCCGCTCTATTTTCTAA
- a CDS encoding ABC transporter permease produces MSQWRLGFKLLRREGFSGELRWFVLALALSVACVLSVALVADRLDAGLKASGRDFIGADRVLRSATPAPEAWLEQARQYGLSIQTTVSFNSMLFHGDGLQLASIRAVPSDFPFYGKLELMPQRAPAPGEIWLSARVMQLLGARLGDELEVGNTRLKVAGELGQEPDQGFSPFQMAPRALIHSADIEATGALLPGSRQQWRYLLKGPREGIASYERWLKPKLAAGQKLIKPDDQGSQVGKSLANAERFFRLASLAGVLLGALAMGIAVRHFAERQTNMVALLKTLGASRRTLWQLMGTLLFSLTLIGAFIGLVAGSGMQWLTLQLLGDLLPSDLPPPSWRPFALGLSVAFFITLLLAFIPFLRLLKVPPLRVLRRELEAGVPPWLTVPVGLLGLFGLVWGFTADARLALGLIGGMGVLMGLLAVLASGLLRLGSRLKGPHALRLAISHLSRERGSGLFQLAGFALALMLFGLLWAARVDLLDDFSARLPADAPNRFLVNVADQERDGILADLRQAGAITSDFYPMVRGRLTRIAGQAVGEDAAREGVNRELNFTTTAALPPDNQLTAGQWLAGKGEVSVDEVLAGQLGIALDDVLGFTIEGRSFEARVTSLRSIKWDNMRPNFYMIFSPDLLAPFSQTWLGSYRLPPEGRSAEVELIRRHPTVSLIDVEDLIARLTVVSDQVSRALGLMLGLVTVAALLVLLTQTQASMAHRRRELLLMRTLGAGSALLEKMLRWELVASGLLAGLCAAMVVELCSFGLQWWWFDGRWQFHWAIWAGLPLLGALLVTLAGQGMRRQLLAGTLSDRLRGLGQGLL; encoded by the coding sequence ATGAGTCAATGGCGACTGGGATTTAAGCTGCTGCGCCGCGAGGGTTTCAGCGGCGAGCTGCGCTGGTTTGTGCTGGCGCTGGCGCTGAGTGTGGCCTGCGTGCTGAGCGTGGCGCTGGTGGCGGACAGGCTGGATGCCGGGCTCAAGGCCTCGGGCCGTGACTTCATCGGCGCCGATCGGGTGTTGCGCTCCGCGACCCCGGCGCCCGAGGCCTGGCTCGAGCAGGCCCGGCAGTATGGCCTCTCCATCCAGACCACGGTCAGCTTCAACAGCATGCTGTTTCACGGGGATGGGCTGCAACTGGCCTCCATCCGGGCCGTGCCGAGCGACTTCCCCTTCTATGGCAAGCTGGAGCTGATGCCGCAGCGGGCGCCCGCGCCCGGCGAGATCTGGCTCTCCGCCCGGGTGATGCAACTGCTCGGCGCCAGGCTCGGGGATGAGCTGGAGGTCGGTAACACCCGCCTCAAGGTCGCGGGGGAGCTGGGTCAGGAGCCGGATCAGGGCTTCAGCCCCTTCCAGATGGCGCCACGGGCCCTGATCCACAGCGCCGACATCGAGGCGACTGGTGCCCTGCTGCCGGGCAGCCGCCAGCAGTGGCGCTATCTGCTCAAGGGCCCCCGTGAGGGGATCGCCAGCTACGAGCGCTGGCTCAAGCCCAAGCTGGCGGCGGGACAGAAGCTGATCAAGCCGGATGATCAGGGCTCCCAGGTGGGGAAATCCCTGGCCAACGCCGAGCGCTTCTTCCGCCTGGCCTCCCTGGCGGGGGTGCTGCTGGGGGCCCTGGCCATGGGCATAGCGGTGCGCCACTTCGCCGAGCGGCAGACTAACATGGTGGCGCTGCTCAAGACGCTGGGGGCCTCCCGTCGCACCCTCTGGCAGCTGATGGGCACGCTCCTGTTCTCGCTGACCCTGATCGGTGCCTTCATTGGCCTGGTGGCGGGCAGCGGGATGCAGTGGCTGACGCTGCAACTGCTGGGGGATCTGCTGCCCAGCGATCTGCCGCCGCCCTCCTGGCGCCCCTTCGCCCTCGGCCTGTCGGTGGCCTTCTTCATCACCCTGTTGCTGGCCTTCATCCCCTTCCTGCGGCTGCTCAAGGTGCCGCCGCTGCGGGTGCTGCGCCGTGAGCTGGAGGCGGGCGTACCCCCCTGGCTGACGGTGCCGGTCGGCCTGCTCGGCCTGTTTGGCCTGGTGTGGGGCTTCACCGCCGACGCCAGGCTGGCGCTGGGGCTCATCGGCGGCATGGGGGTGCTGATGGGGTTGCTGGCCGTGCTGGCCTCCGGGCTGCTGCGACTCGGCAGCCGGCTCAAGGGACCTCACGCCCTGCGCCTGGCCATCAGCCACCTCTCCCGCGAGCGGGGCAGCGGCCTGTTCCAGCTGGCGGGTTTCGCGCTGGCGCTGATGCTGTTCGGGCTGCTGTGGGCGGCGCGGGTCGACTTGCTGGACGACTTCTCCGCCCGGCTGCCGGCGGATGCCCCCAATCGCTTCCTGGTCAATGTGGCCGATCAGGAGCGGGACGGGATCCTGGCTGACCTGCGCCAGGCCGGCGCCATCACCTCGGACTTCTATCCCATGGTGCGCGGGCGCCTGACCCGGATCGCCGGCCAGGCGGTGGGTGAGGATGCGGCGCGGGAGGGGGTGAACCGCGAGCTGAACTTCACCACCACGGCGGCGCTCCCCCCCGACAACCAGCTGACCGCGGGGCAATGGCTCGCCGGCAAGGGGGAGGTCTCCGTCGACGAGGTGCTGGCGGGCCAGCTCGGCATCGCCCTCGACGACGTGCTCGGCTTCACCATAGAGGGGCGCAGCTTCGAGGCCAGGGTGACCAGCCTGAGATCCATCAAGTGGGACAACATGAGGCCCAATTTCTACATGATCTTCTCGCCGGATCTGCTGGCACCCTTCTCCCAGACCTGGCTTGGCAGCTATCGCCTGCCCCCCGAGGGACGCAGCGCCGAGGTGGAGCTGATCCGCCGGCATCCGACCGTCAGCCTCATCGACGTGGAGGACTTGATCGCCCGACTCACCGTGGTCTCGGATCAGGTGAGCCGGGCGCTGGGGCTGATGCTGGGGCTGGTGACGGTGGCCGCCCTGCTGGTGCTGCTGACCCAGACCCAGGCCAGCATGGCCCATCGGCGGCGCGAGCTGCTGCTGATGCGCACCCTGGGGGCCGGCAGCGCCCTGCTCGAGAAGATGCTGCGCTGGGAGCTGGTGGCGAGTGGCCTGTTGGCGGGGTTGTGCGCCGCCATGGTGGTCGAGCTCTGCTCGTTCGGCCTGCAGTGGTGGTGGTTCGATGGCCGCTGGCAGTTCCACTGGGCCATCTGGGCCGGGCTGCCGCTGCTGGGGGCGCTGCTGGTGACCCTGGCCGGTCAGGGCATGCGCCGCCAGCTGCTGGCGGGAACCCTGAGCGATCGGCTGCGAGGGCTGGGGCAGGGGCTGCTGTAG
- a CDS encoding EAL domain-containing protein: MPFRRLRVRQFYVRLSCALLAALLPVVLGLAIVAWQTVDGVKQDAVERLVHAQRMFDRTLDNAQLAASAVMGNVGKPCLEVVQGLRDQVATVPDVRSVNLTEGETIYCTSLYGPVKGRIYLEDYVQGKLDLMRGNPVTPDRPLIVYRQEVGEYGILVGVDGYYLLNILDMLSRTSPLGLVVGPQMLLRDSKLTNQLFPSDAPGYLEQASEKYPFKVATTLSVDEYGAHIWDYSKISLIVYPLLSLLFGVGVFWLMGRSTSPTQELKRALDQGEFLPHLQPVVTGDDAHWSGCEVLMRWQHPRQGMISPDRFIPMAEASGLIIPMTSALMRQVREHFAPRVHELPAGFHFAFNVCARHCHDLSLVDDCRAFIKTFEANPIKLVLELTERELIVADEVSDRLFAELHDLGVFIAIDDFGTGHSSLAYLQTFQVDFLKIDQSFVGMIGSDALSSHIVENVIDLATRLGLQLVAEGVENEVQDAYLRARDVTFLQGYFYGRPMPMAEFSRRLSR, encoded by the coding sequence ATGCCATTTCGTCGTCTGAGGGTGCGTCAATTCTATGTCCGGCTATCCTGTGCCCTGCTGGCCGCTCTGTTGCCCGTGGTGCTGGGACTGGCCATCGTTGCTTGGCAGACGGTGGACGGGGTGAAGCAGGATGCGGTGGAGCGTTTGGTGCATGCCCAGCGCATGTTTGACCGCACGCTGGACAACGCCCAGCTGGCCGCCTCGGCGGTCATGGGCAACGTGGGCAAGCCCTGCCTCGAGGTAGTGCAGGGCCTGCGGGATCAGGTGGCGACAGTGCCGGATGTGCGCAGCGTCAACCTGACCGAGGGGGAGACCATCTACTGCACCTCCCTCTATGGCCCGGTCAAGGGCCGGATCTATCTCGAGGACTATGTCCAGGGCAAGCTCGATCTCATGCGGGGCAATCCGGTCACGCCGGATCGGCCGCTCATCGTCTACCGACAGGAGGTGGGGGAGTACGGCATCCTGGTCGGGGTCGATGGCTATTACCTGCTCAACATCCTCGACATGCTGAGCCGCACCTCTCCCCTTGGGCTGGTGGTGGGCCCGCAGATGCTGCTGCGCGACAGCAAGCTCACCAATCAACTGTTCCCCTCAGATGCGCCTGGCTACCTGGAGCAGGCCTCGGAAAAGTACCCGTTCAAGGTGGCGACCACCCTCTCGGTGGACGAATACGGCGCCCATATCTGGGACTACTCCAAGATCAGTCTCATCGTCTATCCCCTGCTGAGCCTGCTGTTCGGGGTGGGGGTGTTCTGGCTGATGGGGCGCTCGACCTCACCGACGCAGGAGCTGAAACGGGCGCTGGATCAGGGGGAGTTCTTGCCGCACCTGCAACCCGTGGTGACGGGTGACGACGCGCACTGGAGCGGCTGCGAGGTGCTGATGCGCTGGCAGCATCCCCGCCAGGGCATGATCTCGCCGGATCGCTTCATCCCCATGGCGGAGGCCTCCGGCCTCATCATCCCCATGACCAGTGCGCTGATGCGCCAGGTGCGCGAGCACTTCGCACCCAGGGTGCATGAGCTGCCGGCCGGATTTCACTTCGCGTTCAACGTCTGTGCCCGTCACTGCCACGATCTCAGCCTGGTGGACGATTGCCGCGCCTTCATCAAGACGTTCGAGGCCAATCCCATCAAGCTGGTGCTGGAGCTGACCGAGCGGGAGCTGATAGTGGCGGATGAGGTGAGCGACCGGCTGTTTGCCGAGCTGCACGATCTTGGCGTCTTCATCGCCATCGACGACTTCGGCACCGGCCACTCCAGCCTGGCCTATCTGCAGACCTTCCAGGTTGATTTCCTCAAGATCGATCAGAGCTTCGTCGGCATGATAGGGTCCGATGCGCTGTCCAGCCACATCGTCGAGAACGTCATCGATCTGGCGACCCGGCTCGGCCTGCAACTGGTGGCGGAAGGGGTGGAGAACGAGGTGCAGGACGCCTACCTGAGGGCGCGGGACGTGACTTTCCTGCAGGGCTACTTCTACGGCAGGCCCATGCCGATGGCGGAATTCAGCAGGCGGCTGAGCCGCTGA
- a CDS encoding aminotransferase-like domain-containing protein, which produces MQPFFAQRFEKVEPSFIREILKVAANPEIISFAGGLPNPNLFPVKAIDQACQDVLREQGAAALQYAATEGFAPLRQYIADRYLTRHGMTVDPDNILITSGSQQALDLLGKVLVNEGQDLIIEEPGYLGAIQAFSVYQPNFRPITLGEEGLDLAALDALLERGSDAKLLYGVPNFQNPSGVSYSRANREALAERLVRHELLMVEDDPYGELRFEGEHLPPIAKLAPNNTVLLGSFSKTVVPAFRLGWMLVPDWLRKKVTIAKQATDLHSNAFSQQVLHRFLTDNSLDAHLEKIKEVYGRQRAAMEAALARHCPPGVSYTRPEGGMFLWLTLPASISAMELFDEAIKEKVAFVPGAPFYVRPEIKNTLRLSFSCVDEATTEEGVKRLARALARML; this is translated from the coding sequence ATGCAGCCGTTTTTTGCCCAGCGCTTCGAGAAGGTCGAACCTTCCTTTATCCGCGAAATCCTGAAAGTCGCCGCCAATCCGGAGATCATCTCCTTCGCCGGCGGCCTGCCCAACCCGAACCTGTTCCCGGTCAAGGCCATCGACCAGGCCTGCCAGGACGTGCTGCGCGAACAGGGCGCCGCCGCGCTGCAATATGCCGCCACCGAAGGCTTCGCCCCGCTGCGCCAGTACATCGCCGATCGTTACCTGACGCGCCACGGCATGACAGTGGACCCGGACAACATACTGATCACCAGCGGCTCCCAGCAGGCGCTGGATCTGCTGGGCAAGGTGCTGGTCAACGAGGGACAGGATCTCATCATCGAGGAACCCGGCTACCTGGGTGCCATCCAGGCGTTCTCCGTCTATCAACCGAACTTCCGCCCCATCACCCTGGGGGAAGAGGGGCTGGATCTGGCCGCGCTGGATGCGCTGCTGGAGCGAGGCTCCGACGCCAAGCTGCTGTACGGCGTGCCGAATTTCCAGAACCCGAGCGGTGTCTCTTACAGCCGCGCCAATCGCGAGGCGCTGGCCGAGCGGCTGGTACGCCACGAGCTGCTGATGGTGGAAGATGATCCCTACGGCGAGCTGCGCTTCGAGGGGGAGCACCTGCCCCCCATCGCCAAGCTGGCGCCGAACAATACCGTGCTGCTCGGCTCCTTCTCGAAAACGGTGGTGCCCGCGTTTCGTCTGGGCTGGATGCTGGTGCCGGACTGGCTGCGCAAGAAGGTCACCATCGCCAAGCAGGCCACGGACCTGCACAGCAACGCCTTCAGCCAGCAGGTGCTGCACCGCTTCCTGACCGACAACTCGCTGGATGCCCACCTGGAGAAGATCAAGGAAGTCTATGGTCGCCAGCGCGCCGCCATGGAAGCCGCCCTGGCTCGCCACTGCCCGCCCGGCGTCAGCTACACCCGGCCGGAAGGGGGCATGTTCCTCTGGCTGACCCTGCCCGCCAGCATCTCCGCCATGGAGCTGTTCGACGAGGCGATCAAGGAGAAGGTTGCCTTCGTGCCCGGCGCCCCCTTCTATGTGCGCCCAGAGATCAAGAACACCCTGCGCCTGAGCTTCTCCTGCGTGGACGAGGCCACTACCGAGGAAGGGGTCAAGCGGCTGGCCCGCGCCCTGGCCCGCATGCTCTGA